From a region of the Methanolinea sp. genome:
- a CDS encoding nitrogenase associated protein encodes MGGTRVHGQTPAPETCTDPYLRCAFNGAAQTALGVSGSALLSHSPQGCEYLVNNAFSWQECDYMETMTLCTKLCVDEIVHGGEDLLARTIGDTRDLPISVLFVISACGPEIVGDDIVAVCEEMQPAVPFRLIPISCAGFRGSQYDGIDIALEAMLKQLVEESADKIPGSVCLIAPHANANPTWTADLSWVQQVLARMGIPVVATLTHRTPVSDIKKVASAETSLLLSHDAGQKTADYLSSMFGTEQICTRIPLPIGMTNIQRWLTAIGERFDRLDAAETMVTEGERMVTATCRRKWPMARFLYRTPTAIVADATIGIPLVRFVTEEMEMTPNLVALYTSQRSVRRLLEEELNSLGLSPKVVYGTDVYKTRKSIQEVSPRVVFGSTIERHASEGLSVAYVVEVVKMMRQFRMINREYFGYTGILNLFECVQNEWTMAWRSKERSYRAKW; translated from the coding sequence ATGGGAGGTACCCGGGTGCATGGACAGACCCCTGCGCCTGAAACGTGCACGGACCCCTATCTCCGATGTGCGTTCAACGGTGCTGCGCAGACGGCACTTGGGGTCTCCGGGTCTGCACTCCTTTCCCATTCACCGCAAGGGTGCGAATATCTCGTCAATAACGCATTTTCCTGGCAGGAATGCGATTACATGGAGACGATGACACTCTGCACGAAGTTATGCGTGGATGAAATTGTGCACGGGGGAGAAGACCTCCTGGCCCGCACCATCGGGGACACAAGAGATCTCCCCATATCGGTGTTGTTCGTTATCAGTGCATGTGGACCGGAGATTGTCGGTGATGATATTGTGGCTGTCTGTGAGGAGATGCAGCCAGCGGTTCCCTTCAGGCTCATCCCAATCTCCTGCGCAGGGTTCAGGGGCTCACAGTACGACGGAATCGACATCGCATTGGAAGCGATGCTGAAGCAACTGGTAGAGGAGAGTGCTGATAAGATCCCGGGTTCGGTATGCCTCATTGCTCCCCATGCAAATGCCAACCCGACCTGGACGGCAGACCTGTCATGGGTACAGCAGGTCCTGGCGCGGATGGGCATCCCGGTAGTTGCCACACTGACACACCGGACTCCCGTTTCCGATATAAAAAAGGTTGCATCTGCCGAGACATCACTCCTCTTAAGCCATGATGCAGGACAGAAAACAGCGGATTATCTGTCTTCGATGTTTGGTACAGAACAGATCTGCACGAGGATACCCCTGCCTATCGGGATGACCAATATCCAGCGCTGGCTCACTGCCATCGGAGAGAGATTTGATCGGTTGGATGCCGCGGAAACCATGGTTACGGAAGGCGAACGCATGGTGACTGCGACGTGCCGGCGTAAATGGCCGATGGCCCGGTTTCTCTATCGAACCCCCACTGCCATCGTTGCCGATGCCACGATCGGGATCCCGCTGGTACGGTTCGTAACCGAGGAGATGGAGATGACCCCCAACCTTGTTGCCCTGTATACTTCGCAGCGATCGGTCCGGAGGCTGCTTGAAGAAGAACTGAACAGTCTCGGGCTCAGTCCGAAAGTCGTGTATGGGACCGATGTATACAAGACGCGGAAGAGTATCCAGGAGGTCAGTCCCCGGGTCGTCTTCGGCAGCACCATCGAACGGCATGCAAGCGAAGGACTTTCCGTTGCGTATGTTGTCGAAGTTGTGAAGATGATGCGCCAGTTCAGGATGATCAACCGGGAATACTTCGGGTATACCGGTATCCTCAACCTCTTTGAGTGTGTACAGAACGAATGGACGATGGCGTGGCGTTCGAAGGAGAGAAGCTACCGGGCGAAGTGGTGA